Genomic segment of Candidatus Deferrimicrobiaceae bacterium:
GAGGAGTGTCCCGCCGAAAGGAAGAAATTGCGTCGAGCGGAATCGGCAGCGAGCGGGCGCAGGTCGCGAGCGTAGCGACGCGGAATCCCCCCGCGAGCCAGGGGCCCCGAGCTCTAGACCCCTCGGGAAAGGGGCGGCCGCGTCCCCCTATTTCCAGGGGGACTGGAGAGAGTGCTTCTTCATCTTGTAGGCGACCTGGCGGGGGGTCCAGCCGAGAATCTTCGACGCCCGCGCGATCACCCACCCCGTGGACTCGAGCGCTTTCCTCAGTTCCTCCGCCTCCATGGCGCGCAGGTGGTCCGCCCGGGGAAGCGGTCCGGGACGACCTTCGCCGGGACGCGGGGGCGCCGACGCGTCCGGGCCGCGCGGCGGAGGCTGCCCATCGGGTGTCGCCGGCAGCGCGGCCAGGCGGACCGTCCGCGGGAGATCCTGGGCTCCGACGATCGGAGCCTTCGCCATCACCACCGTGCGTTCCACCAGATTCTCCAGTTCCCGAACGTTTCCCGGCCACCGGTACTCGACCAGCAGGTCGAGCGCCTCGGGCGTGAAGGAGACCCCCTTGCCGTGCTCCTGGTTGAACCGCTCTAAAAAATGCTCGGTCAGGGGGATGATGTCCTCCCGCCGGTCCCGCAGCGGCGGCAGGTAGAGGGGGATCACGTTCAGCCGGTAGAAGAGGTCCTCCCGGAACCGCCCCTCCTCGACCAGCCTCTCGAGGTCCGCGTTCGTGGCGGCGATGATGCGGACGTCCACCGAGAGGGTCCGGTTCTCCCCGAGCCGCTCGAATTTCCGCTCCTGCAGGACGCGCAGCAGCTTTACCTGGGTGGAAAGGGGGATGTCGCCGACCTCGTCGAGGAAGATCGTCCCTCCGGAGGCCTGTTCGAACCGCCCTTTGCGCTCCTCGACCGCGCCGGTGAACGCCCCCCGCTTGTGCCCGAAGAGCTCGGATTCCAGCAGGGTTTCGGGCAGCGCCGCGCAGTTCACCGTGACGAACGGCCGGTCGGCCCGGGGACCCGCCGTGTGGATCGCCCGGGCGATCATCTCCTTGCCGGTCCCGCTCTCGCCGCGCAGCAGGACCGTCGCGCGGGAGGGAGCGACGCTCGTCACCTGGCCGAAGACCTCCTGCATCCGCTTGCTCTGGCCGACGATGTTCTCGATCCGGTAGGTCTTGCGGATCTTCTTCTCGAACTCCTGCCTCTGCCTCTGGAACTCCTCCTGCAGACGTTCGATCGCCGCGTGCAGCTTCAGCGCCTGTCCGATGAGGCACCCGATGACCGTCAGCGCCCGGGTATCCGCCTCCAGCGCCTGGGTGCCGGCCCGCCCGATCCTTTCCGCGGTCAGTACCCCGAGGATCTCCGTCCCGATCTTGATGGGCACGGCGATGTAGGAGAGCGGTTCCGCCGGCTCCTTCCCGTGGGCCCGGGTCTTGTCGAGGAACGACGGCTCCTTCCGCACGTCGGGGAGGGCGGTGGGGCCGCCGGACTTCATCGTCTTCCCGACGATCCCCTCCCCCCACACGTACCGCGCGCGGGAATGCTCCTCCGCCGTGTAGCCGCCGGATACTTCCATCCGGATCTCGCGTGTGGCGGAGTCGGGCAGATGGATCGCCGTCCGGTCGAAGCCGAGAAGGCTCTGGAGGGTGCGCAGGGAGGTCCCCAGGGCCCGGGGGAGATTCTGGGTGGACGTGAGGATCTTTCCCACCTCGTAGATGGCGGAGATCTCCGCCTTTTCGGTGGATCTGCGGGTTGCCACGCGTTGATTATAACGCGGCGCGACGGGGGAAACGAAAATAGTAAGGAATCCGGGCGCTCGGAGGTATAATGCGGCCAATCCTCTTCGGATGGGGGGGACAATCGGCGGGCCGGCCGTTCCCAGCGCCGCCCTTTCATCAACGGGGAGACCTTTCCGGAATGGGCAAGAAACAGTCGCGTTTCCTTCGGGGTCCGAGGATCCTCCCTCCCCCGATCACGAAGGGGATCGGGGCGGTGGATCTCCTCGAAAACCACTTCCTGGCCTACAACGCGGGCAGGCTGCGGGAAGGCGCGAGGCTGTTCGCGGAGAAGATGCTTACGCCCGACGTCACGGTCGGCCTGTCCCTTTCCGGGGCTCTGGTCCCCGCGGGCCTGGGGGTTTCCTGCGTCGTCCCGCTGATCCGGGCCGGGTTCGTGGACTGGATCGTCTCGACGGGGGCGAACCTCTACCACGACGTTCACTTCGGGCTCGGGATGAAGATGCATGCGGGGTCCCCGTTCCTGGACGACACGGTCCTCCACGAGGAAGGGGTCGTCCGGATCTACGACATCCTGTTCGCCTACGAGGTTCTCCTCGACACCGACGCCTTCTTCCGGCGGGTGCTCGAGGAGGAGGAGTTCCAGCGCGAGATGGGCACGGCGGAGTTCCATTACCGGA
This window contains:
- the nifA gene encoding nif-specific transcriptional activator NifA, coding for MATRRSTEKAEISAIYEVGKILTSTQNLPRALGTSLRTLQSLLGFDRTAIHLPDSATREIRMEVSGGYTAEEHSRARYVWGEGIVGKTMKSGGPTALPDVRKEPSFLDKTRAHGKEPAEPLSYIAVPIKIGTEILGVLTAERIGRAGTQALEADTRALTVIGCLIGQALKLHAAIERLQEEFQRQRQEFEKKIRKTYRIENIVGQSKRMQEVFGQVTSVAPSRATVLLRGESGTGKEMIARAIHTAGPRADRPFVTVNCAALPETLLESELFGHKRGAFTGAVEERKGRFEQASGGTIFLDEVGDIPLSTQVKLLRVLQERKFERLGENRTLSVDVRIIAATNADLERLVEEGRFREDLFYRLNVIPLYLPPLRDRREDIIPLTEHFLERFNQEHGKGVSFTPEALDLLVEYRWPGNVRELENLVERTVVMAKAPIVGAQDLPRTVRLAALPATPDGQPPPRGPDASAPPRPGEGRPGPLPRADHLRAMEAEELRKALESTGWVIARASKILGWTPRQVAYKMKKHSLQSPWK